The Siniperca chuatsi isolate FFG_IHB_CAS linkage group LG7, ASM2008510v1, whole genome shotgun sequence genome includes a window with the following:
- the slc47a3 gene encoding multidrug and toxin extrusion protein 1 isoform X1, whose translation MESSTLSSPPSSWSECFVLKRIRMVVPAGFKTEIKELSKLAGPVVIAQLMVFAVSFVSTIFCGHLGRTELAGVTLAIAVINVTGISIGSGLSAACDTLISQTFGSRNLLRVGVILQRSILILILACFPCWAILINTEPILLAVRQDPEVARLSQMYVKIFMPALPATFMYSLETRYLQNQGIIWPQVITGFVVNLLNALINYIFLHSLNLGVAGSAVANTISQFSMAGILYAYIMWKGLHKATWGGWSNECLQDWGSYIHLAIPSMVMLCVEWWTYEIGSFLAGLISEVELGAQSVVYELANVAYMFPTGFSIAGNVRVGNALGAGDTEQAKLSAKLAMFSAGSVSIGLAVLIGGLKDHISYVFTYDEQIRERVADVIALYAPFVLLDAISCASGGIIRGAGKQKIGAVCNILGYYGVGFPIGVSLMFATKLGIKGLWTGLFTCVALQSSFMIFYLVRMNWKKATVEAQIRAGVCGSSTDTSTQPDDPGNSQGQTDTMDLVGTKAGPAVTTGEEELTHRTLVLRRGLALAIMLSILASGIIMNLLITNLVT comes from the exons ATGGAGAGCAGCACACTGAGTTCACCTCCTTCTTCATGGAGTGAATGTTTTGTATTAAAGCGGATCCGCATGGTGGTCCCTGCTGGTTtcaagacagaaataaaggagTTATCTAAACTGGCCGGACCAGTG GTTATTGCCCAGCTCATGGTTTTTGCAGTGAGTTTTGTTAGTACTATTTTCTGTGGCCATCTGGGGAGGACAGAGTTGGCAGGGGTTACTTTGGCCATAGCA GTGATTAATGTTACAGGAATATCGATTGGATCTGGTTTGTCAGCAGCATGTGATACTCTGATTTCTCAG ACCTTTGGGAGCCGTAACCTCCTGAGAGTTGGGGTCATTCTGCAGCGGTCAATCCTCATTTTGATACTGGCCTGTTTCCCCTGCTGGGCGATCCTCATTAACACAGAGCCAATTCTGCTGGCTGTCAGACAGGATCCAGAGGTGGCCAG GTTGTCTCAGATGTATGTGAAGATCTTTATGCCAGCACTTCCT GCTACATTCATGTATTCATTAGAAACCAGATATCTGCAAAACCAG GGCATCATATGGCCACAGGTAATCACAGGCTTTGTGGTCAATCTTCTTAACGCTCTCATCAACTACATCTTTCTTCACTCATTAAATCTAGGAGTAGC AGGTTCTGCTGTTGCCAACACCATTTCCCAGTTCTCCATGGCTGGAATTCTCTATGCTTATATCATGTGGAAAGGTCTTCATAAGGCTACCTGGGGAG GCTGGTCTAATGAGTGCCTGCAGGACTGGGGCTCATACATCCACTTGGCCATCCCTAGCATGGTCATGCTGTGTGTTGAGTGGTGGACATATGAGATTGGAAGTTTTCTGGCAG GTCTAATAAGTGAGGTGGAGCTTGGAGCTCAGTCAGTTGTATACGAACTGGCAAATGTTGCATACATG TTCCCTACAGGTTTCAGTATAGCAGGCAATGTAAGAGTTGGAAATGCCTTGGGAGCCGGAGACACAGAGCAGGCCAAGCTGTCTGCTAAACTGGCAATGTTCTCTGCAG GGTCAGTCTCTATAGGTTTAGCAGTTCTCATTGGAGGCCTGAAGGACCACATCTCTTATGTCTTTACATATGATGA ACAAATCAGGGAAAGGGTTGCTGATGTCATAGCTTTGTATGCTCCATTCGTCCTTCTAGATGCAATATCA TGTGCCTCAGGGGGCATTATAAGAGGAGCCGGTAAACAGAAAATCGGGGCTGTTTGCAACATTTTGGGATATTATGGAGTTGGTTTTCCTATTGGAGTGTCACTGATGTTTGCAACCAAATTAGGAATCAAGG GTCTGTGGACAGGCTTGTTCACCTGCGTGGCTTTGCAGTCCTCATTCATGATTTTCTACCTTGTAAGAATGAACTGGAAGAAAGCTACGGTTGAG GCTCAAATCAGAGCAGGAGTGTGTGGGAGCTCCACAGACACAA GTACCCAACCAGATGATCCAGGGAACTCACAGGGCCAAACAGACACCATGGACTTGGTTGGCACTAAGGCGGGACCAGCAGTAACAACAGGGGAGGAGGAGCTCACTCACAGGACTCTGGTTTTGCGTAGGGGACTGGCTCTGGCTATCATGCTATCAATCCTGGCTTCTGGAATCATTATGAACCTGCTAATCACTAACCTGGTTACATGA
- the slc13a5b gene encoding solute carrier family 13 member 5 isoform X2, with protein sequence MAFFKCLRSMKNELILFSAPFLLLPLPLVIGTSEAECAYVIVLMAVYWCTEVLPLAVTALLPALLFPLFGIMQSKDVCMQYLKDTNLLFVGGLMVAVAVEHWNLHKRIALRVLLFVGVRPALLMLGFMGVTAFLSMWISNTATTAMMVPIVQAVLEQLNDSEAEIPQILSSEEQVQTSETDSKQPPQTEKQNEGQGPVVVTFIDAAVEAAMHKEAAEKRRMCKGMTLCVCYAASIGGTATLTGTGPNLVLKGQMNQLFPQNGDVINFASWFGFAFPNMILMLTLAWLWLQFVFMGFNFKKTWGCGAVKTEKDIAAYNVIREQHRLLGPMSFGEISVLGLFILLVVMWFTRDPGFVDGWATDIFNSKAEYVTDATVAIFIAILLFVLPSKPPLFCSWRTQRFDTAPHHTAGPTPPLLTWKVAQKKLPWGIVLLLGGGFALAKGSEESGLSKWIGDQMTPLQNIPSWAIAIILCLLIATFTECTSNVATATLFLPVLASMSQSIGINPLYVMVPCTLSASFAFMLPVATPPNAIVFSYGYLKVADMARTGIVMNIIGILCITLAINSWGKAMFDLDSFPTWANVTGV encoded by the exons gAGGCAGAATGCGCCTATGTGATAGTCCTGATGGCGGTTTACTGGTGCACAGAGGTCCTACCACTGGCTGTAACAGCTCTGCTCCCAGCCCTCCTTTTCCCCCTGTTTGGCATCATGCAATCCAAAGAT GTGTGTATGCAGTACCTGAAGGACACAAACCTGTTGTTTGTGGGGGGACTGATGGTTGCAGTAGCAGTGGAGCACTGGAATCTGCACAAGCGCATTGCCTTGAGGGTGCTGCTCTTTGTTGGTGTGCGTCCAGCGCT TTTGATGTTGGGTTTCATGGGTGTGACAGCCTTCTTGTCCATGTGGATCAGTAACACGGCTACCACAGCCATGATGGTGCCTATTGTCCAAGCAGTGCTGGAGCAGCTCAACGACAGTGAGGCAGAGATACCTCAGATCCTCAGCTCAGAGGAGCAGGTCCAGACATCAGAGACTGACAGCAAACAGCctccacagacagaaaaacagaatgagGGACAAG GCCCAGTGGTGGTGACTTTCATAGATGCCGCTGTGGAGGCTGCCATGCATAAGGAGGCAGCAGAAAAGCGGAGAATGTGTAAAGGGATGaccctgtgtgtttgttacGCTGCCAGCATTGGAGGCACTGCCACATTGACAGGAACTGGCCCCAATCTGGTGCTCAAGGGCCAGATGAACCA ACTCTTTCCTCAAAACGGAGATGTGATTAACTTTGCCTCCTGGTTCGGCTTTGCCTTCCCCAACATGATCCTGATGCTCACACTGGCCTGGCTTTGGCTGCAGTTTGTCTTCATGGGATTCAA CTTTAAGAAGACATGGGGCTGTGGGGCTGTGAAGACAGAGAAGGACATTGCTGCCTATAATGTGATCCGTGAGCAACATCGTCTGCTTGGGCCTATGTCCTTTGGAGAGATAAGTGTCCTGGGTCTCTTCATTCTGCTGGTGGTGATGTGGTTCACAAGGGACCCAGGCTTTGTCGACGGCTGGGCGACAGATATCTTCAACTCCAAAGCAGA GTATGTGACAGATGCCACAGTGGCAATCTTCATTGCCATCCTTCTCTTTGTTCTTCCCTCTAAACCCCCACTTTTCTGTTCGTGGAGGACTCAAAGATTTGACACAG CACCCCATCACACTGCTGGCCCAACTCCACCTCTGCTCACCTGGAAAGTTGCCCAAAAGAAGTTACCATGGGGCATCGTGCTTCTTCTTGGAGGAGGTTTTGCTCTGGCCAAGGGCAGTGAA GAATCAGGACTCTCAAAATGGATAGGAGATCAAATGACTCCCCTGCAAAATATCCCTTCCTGGGCAATTGCTATCATCTTATGCCTGCTGATTGCTACCTTCACAGAGTGCACCAGTAATGTGGCCACTGCAACGCTCTTCCTACCTGTCTTAGCCTCAATG TCTCAGTCCATTGGAATCAATCCATTGTACGTCATGGTGCCTTGTACTCTGAGTGCCTCTTTTGCCttcatgctgcctgttgctacGCCTCCAAACGCTATCGTCTTCTCTTATGGGTACCTCAAGGTTGCTGACATG GCCAGGACAGGAATAGTCATGAACATCATTGGCATCCTTTGTATTACACTGGCCATCAACAGCTGGGGCAAGGCCATGTTTGATCTGGACTCCTTCCCCACCTGGGCCAACGTCACTGGGGTGTGA
- the slc13a5b gene encoding solute carrier family 13 member 5 isoform X1: protein MAFFKCLRSMKNELILFSAPFLLLPLPLVIGTSEAECAYVIVLMAVYWCTEVLPLAVTALLPALLFPLFGIMQSKDVSKITAAVCGIFPSKDKFLLTHILLCVTRLSQVCMQYLKDTNLLFVGGLMVAVAVEHWNLHKRIALRVLLFVGVRPALLMLGFMGVTAFLSMWISNTATTAMMVPIVQAVLEQLNDSEAEIPQILSSEEQVQTSETDSKQPPQTEKQNEGQGPVVVTFIDAAVEAAMHKEAAEKRRMCKGMTLCVCYAASIGGTATLTGTGPNLVLKGQMNQLFPQNGDVINFASWFGFAFPNMILMLTLAWLWLQFVFMGFNFKKTWGCGAVKTEKDIAAYNVIREQHRLLGPMSFGEISVLGLFILLVVMWFTRDPGFVDGWATDIFNSKAEYVTDATVAIFIAILLFVLPSKPPLFCSWRTQRFDTAPHHTAGPTPPLLTWKVAQKKLPWGIVLLLGGGFALAKGSEESGLSKWIGDQMTPLQNIPSWAIAIILCLLIATFTECTSNVATATLFLPVLASMSQSIGINPLYVMVPCTLSASFAFMLPVATPPNAIVFSYGYLKVADMARTGIVMNIIGILCITLAINSWGKAMFDLDSFPTWANVTGV from the exons gAGGCAGAATGCGCCTATGTGATAGTCCTGATGGCGGTTTACTGGTGCACAGAGGTCCTACCACTGGCTGTAACAGCTCTGCTCCCAGCCCTCCTTTTCCCCCTGTTTGGCATCATGCAATCCAAAGATGTAAGTAAAAtaactgcagcagtgtgtggaATTTTCCCCAGCAAGGACAAATTTCTGCTCACACATATCTTACTCTGTGTGACCCGGCTGTCTCAGGTGTGTATGCAGTACCTGAAGGACACAAACCTGTTGTTTGTGGGGGGACTGATGGTTGCAGTAGCAGTGGAGCACTGGAATCTGCACAAGCGCATTGCCTTGAGGGTGCTGCTCTTTGTTGGTGTGCGTCCAGCGCT TTTGATGTTGGGTTTCATGGGTGTGACAGCCTTCTTGTCCATGTGGATCAGTAACACGGCTACCACAGCCATGATGGTGCCTATTGTCCAAGCAGTGCTGGAGCAGCTCAACGACAGTGAGGCAGAGATACCTCAGATCCTCAGCTCAGAGGAGCAGGTCCAGACATCAGAGACTGACAGCAAACAGCctccacagacagaaaaacagaatgagGGACAAG GCCCAGTGGTGGTGACTTTCATAGATGCCGCTGTGGAGGCTGCCATGCATAAGGAGGCAGCAGAAAAGCGGAGAATGTGTAAAGGGATGaccctgtgtgtttgttacGCTGCCAGCATTGGAGGCACTGCCACATTGACAGGAACTGGCCCCAATCTGGTGCTCAAGGGCCAGATGAACCA ACTCTTTCCTCAAAACGGAGATGTGATTAACTTTGCCTCCTGGTTCGGCTTTGCCTTCCCCAACATGATCCTGATGCTCACACTGGCCTGGCTTTGGCTGCAGTTTGTCTTCATGGGATTCAA CTTTAAGAAGACATGGGGCTGTGGGGCTGTGAAGACAGAGAAGGACATTGCTGCCTATAATGTGATCCGTGAGCAACATCGTCTGCTTGGGCCTATGTCCTTTGGAGAGATAAGTGTCCTGGGTCTCTTCATTCTGCTGGTGGTGATGTGGTTCACAAGGGACCCAGGCTTTGTCGACGGCTGGGCGACAGATATCTTCAACTCCAAAGCAGA GTATGTGACAGATGCCACAGTGGCAATCTTCATTGCCATCCTTCTCTTTGTTCTTCCCTCTAAACCCCCACTTTTCTGTTCGTGGAGGACTCAAAGATTTGACACAG CACCCCATCACACTGCTGGCCCAACTCCACCTCTGCTCACCTGGAAAGTTGCCCAAAAGAAGTTACCATGGGGCATCGTGCTTCTTCTTGGAGGAGGTTTTGCTCTGGCCAAGGGCAGTGAA GAATCAGGACTCTCAAAATGGATAGGAGATCAAATGACTCCCCTGCAAAATATCCCTTCCTGGGCAATTGCTATCATCTTATGCCTGCTGATTGCTACCTTCACAGAGTGCACCAGTAATGTGGCCACTGCAACGCTCTTCCTACCTGTCTTAGCCTCAATG TCTCAGTCCATTGGAATCAATCCATTGTACGTCATGGTGCCTTGTACTCTGAGTGCCTCTTTTGCCttcatgctgcctgttgctacGCCTCCAAACGCTATCGTCTTCTCTTATGGGTACCTCAAGGTTGCTGACATG GCCAGGACAGGAATAGTCATGAACATCATTGGCATCCTTTGTATTACACTGGCCATCAACAGCTGGGGCAAGGCCATGTTTGATCTGGACTCCTTCCCCACCTGGGCCAACGTCACTGGGGTGTGA
- the slc47a3 gene encoding multidrug and toxin extrusion protein 1 isoform X2, which produces MVFAVSFVSTIFCGHLGRTELAGVTLAIAVINVTGISIGSGLSAACDTLISQTFGSRNLLRVGVILQRSILILILACFPCWAILINTEPILLAVRQDPEVARLSQMYVKIFMPALPATFMYSLETRYLQNQGIIWPQVITGFVVNLLNALINYIFLHSLNLGVAGSAVANTISQFSMAGILYAYIMWKGLHKATWGGWSNECLQDWGSYIHLAIPSMVMLCVEWWTYEIGSFLAGLISEVELGAQSVVYELANVAYMFPTGFSIAGNVRVGNALGAGDTEQAKLSAKLAMFSAGSVSIGLAVLIGGLKDHISYVFTYDEQIRERVADVIALYAPFVLLDAISCASGGIIRGAGKQKIGAVCNILGYYGVGFPIGVSLMFATKLGIKGLWTGLFTCVALQSSFMIFYLVRMNWKKATVEAQIRAGVCGSSTDTSTQPDDPGNSQGQTDTMDLVGTKAGPAVTTGEEELTHRTLVLRRGLALAIMLSILASGIIMNLLITNLVT; this is translated from the exons ATGGTTTTTGCAGTGAGTTTTGTTAGTACTATTTTCTGTGGCCATCTGGGGAGGACAGAGTTGGCAGGGGTTACTTTGGCCATAGCA GTGATTAATGTTACAGGAATATCGATTGGATCTGGTTTGTCAGCAGCATGTGATACTCTGATTTCTCAG ACCTTTGGGAGCCGTAACCTCCTGAGAGTTGGGGTCATTCTGCAGCGGTCAATCCTCATTTTGATACTGGCCTGTTTCCCCTGCTGGGCGATCCTCATTAACACAGAGCCAATTCTGCTGGCTGTCAGACAGGATCCAGAGGTGGCCAG GTTGTCTCAGATGTATGTGAAGATCTTTATGCCAGCACTTCCT GCTACATTCATGTATTCATTAGAAACCAGATATCTGCAAAACCAG GGCATCATATGGCCACAGGTAATCACAGGCTTTGTGGTCAATCTTCTTAACGCTCTCATCAACTACATCTTTCTTCACTCATTAAATCTAGGAGTAGC AGGTTCTGCTGTTGCCAACACCATTTCCCAGTTCTCCATGGCTGGAATTCTCTATGCTTATATCATGTGGAAAGGTCTTCATAAGGCTACCTGGGGAG GCTGGTCTAATGAGTGCCTGCAGGACTGGGGCTCATACATCCACTTGGCCATCCCTAGCATGGTCATGCTGTGTGTTGAGTGGTGGACATATGAGATTGGAAGTTTTCTGGCAG GTCTAATAAGTGAGGTGGAGCTTGGAGCTCAGTCAGTTGTATACGAACTGGCAAATGTTGCATACATG TTCCCTACAGGTTTCAGTATAGCAGGCAATGTAAGAGTTGGAAATGCCTTGGGAGCCGGAGACACAGAGCAGGCCAAGCTGTCTGCTAAACTGGCAATGTTCTCTGCAG GGTCAGTCTCTATAGGTTTAGCAGTTCTCATTGGAGGCCTGAAGGACCACATCTCTTATGTCTTTACATATGATGA ACAAATCAGGGAAAGGGTTGCTGATGTCATAGCTTTGTATGCTCCATTCGTCCTTCTAGATGCAATATCA TGTGCCTCAGGGGGCATTATAAGAGGAGCCGGTAAACAGAAAATCGGGGCTGTTTGCAACATTTTGGGATATTATGGAGTTGGTTTTCCTATTGGAGTGTCACTGATGTTTGCAACCAAATTAGGAATCAAGG GTCTGTGGACAGGCTTGTTCACCTGCGTGGCTTTGCAGTCCTCATTCATGATTTTCTACCTTGTAAGAATGAACTGGAAGAAAGCTACGGTTGAG GCTCAAATCAGAGCAGGAGTGTGTGGGAGCTCCACAGACACAA GTACCCAACCAGATGATCCAGGGAACTCACAGGGCCAAACAGACACCATGGACTTGGTTGGCACTAAGGCGGGACCAGCAGTAACAACAGGGGAGGAGGAGCTCACTCACAGGACTCTGGTTTTGCGTAGGGGACTGGCTCTGGCTATCATGCTATCAATCCTGGCTTCTGGAATCATTATGAACCTGCTAATCACTAACCTGGTTACATGA